One Bradyrhizobium zhanjiangense DNA segment encodes these proteins:
- a CDS encoding LuxR C-terminal-related transcriptional regulator has protein sequence MASQNDTATDSRPSEWYESSAAPAEEPDFVRLNAARAKAADEMAAAIARELNGPLTALLLYMGEIKHHSDQLAPVTGDRAYLQRVVENALAQTERVCGLVKQLAGPHKGGLPIPSGTENAEARTPRVPLPQRVPSAELIGLSGQKRLTKREREVLRLISEGYSNKQGALRMQISPRTFESHRAEAMRKLGARNTADLVRAALLHSID, from the coding sequence ATGGCGTCACAGAATGATACGGCCACTGATTCGCGGCCGTCGGAATGGTACGAAAGCAGCGCTGCTCCAGCTGAAGAGCCCGATTTCGTCCGCCTGAACGCCGCCCGTGCCAAGGCCGCCGACGAAATGGCCGCCGCCATTGCCCGCGAGCTCAACGGCCCCCTGACTGCGCTCCTGCTCTACATGGGCGAGATCAAGCATCACAGCGATCAGCTCGCGCCCGTCACCGGCGACCGCGCCTATTTGCAGCGCGTGGTGGAGAATGCGCTGGCGCAGACCGAGCGCGTTTGCGGCCTCGTCAAGCAGCTTGCCGGTCCTCACAAGGGCGGCCTGCCGATCCCATCCGGAACCGAGAACGCCGAAGCGCGGACCCCCCGCGTGCCGCTGCCGCAGCGCGTGCCCAGCGCCGAATTGATTGGCCTGTCCGGCCAGAAGCGGCTGACCAAGCGGGAGCGCGAGGTGCTGAGGCTGATCAGCGAAGGCTATTCGAACAAGCAGGGCGCGCTTCGGATGCAGATCAGTCCGCGCACGTTCGAAAGCCACCGCGCCGAGGCAATGCGCAAGCTCGGTGCGCGCAACACTGCGGACCTCGTCCGTGCGGCGCTGCTGCACTCGATCGATTGA
- a CDS encoding Hpt domain-containing protein → MFEVTAAPAQKVLDCAPARDPNAYAALVREIGEDGASEVRAVFWSETCARLQLFRTLSREQHQARIAREAHSLKSAAGTFGYARLAALALRLEKSVETLHDTELGDLLDLMDDAYAAARAQEPKC, encoded by the coding sequence ATGTTTGAAGTGACCGCCGCGCCGGCGCAGAAAGTGCTCGATTGCGCGCCCGCGCGCGACCCGAATGCTTATGCGGCGCTGGTGCGTGAGATCGGCGAGGACGGGGCCAGCGAGGTGCGCGCCGTGTTCTGGAGCGAGACCTGCGCACGCCTGCAACTGTTCCGCACGCTCTCGCGCGAGCAGCATCAGGCCAGGATCGCGCGCGAAGCACATTCGTTGAAGAGTGCGGCCGGGACGTTCGGCTATGCGAGGCTCGCGGCGCTGGCACTGCGGCTGGAGAAGTCCGTAGAGACGCTTCACGACACCGAGCTCGGCGATCTCCTGGACCTGATGGACGACGCCTACGCCGCGGCGCGCGCGCAGGAGCCGAAATGCTAG
- a CDS encoding Crp/Fnr family transcriptional regulator, whose amino-acid sequence METTGRPSNGFLSALSADDYELIRPYLRAIDLPHEAVLVEAGETLKRAYFPHRGVISLVVKLAKGEHVQVAMIGRDSLLGTLSTMGDASALNTAVVLVPGVASVMDLDRLRVAADQSSSLRTLLTRHGLAVYAQVQQTAGCNAAHPVESRLSRCLLHTHDLSGDYRLLLTQEAMAQMIGARRNSVSLVANTLQQANFIHYSRGHIQILNLDGLRQTACECYATVKAQYDRLLGQR is encoded by the coding sequence TTGGAAACGACGGGCCGCCCATCCAACGGTTTCCTGTCCGCGCTGTCGGCAGACGATTATGAGCTGATCCGCCCGTACCTGCGCGCGATCGATCTGCCCCATGAGGCGGTGCTGGTCGAGGCCGGCGAAACGCTCAAGCGCGCCTATTTTCCCCACCGCGGCGTGATCTCGCTGGTGGTGAAGCTCGCCAAGGGCGAGCATGTGCAGGTCGCGATGATCGGCCGCGACAGCCTGCTCGGGACACTCTCGACCATGGGCGATGCAAGCGCGTTGAACACGGCCGTCGTGCTGGTTCCCGGGGTCGCGTCAGTGATGGATCTCGACCGGCTGCGCGTCGCGGCCGACCAGAGCAGCAGCTTGCGGACCTTGCTCACGCGCCACGGTCTTGCGGTTTACGCGCAGGTCCAGCAGACCGCGGGCTGCAACGCCGCCCATCCAGTGGAGTCGCGGCTGTCGCGCTGCCTGCTGCACACCCATGACCTGTCGGGCGACTACCGGCTGCTGCTGACCCAGGAGGCGATGGCACAGATGATCGGGGCGCGGCGCAACAGCGTGTCGCTGGTCGCCAACACCTTGCAGCAGGCCAATTTCATCCACTACAGCCGCGGACACATCCAGATCCTGAATCTGGACGGCCTGCGCCAGACCGCGTGCGAATGCTACGCCACCGTGAAGGCGCAATACGACCGGCTGCTCGGCCAGCGCTGA
- a CDS encoding response regulator produces the protein MSHGSMIELPKREAQTGREDLRHILVVDDHPMVCMAIEIYLQRNNFRVTIAEGGEAGLRALAYEQFDLMIIDIFMPHMRGFESIRTFHERAPAIPLIAMSGYAFANLNSPEPDFLRMALELGAERCLRKPFTPHALLAAINDCLAEHRPDAEIASVTQLG, from the coding sequence GTGTCCCATGGCTCGATGATTGAATTGCCGAAACGAGAAGCTCAAACGGGGAGGGAAGATCTGCGCCATATTCTCGTTGTCGACGACCACCCGATGGTGTGCATGGCCATCGAGATCTATCTCCAGCGCAACAATTTTCGGGTGACGATCGCCGAGGGAGGTGAAGCTGGACTGCGGGCCCTCGCATACGAACAGTTCGATCTGATGATCATCGATATCTTCATGCCGCATATGCGTGGGTTCGAATCGATCCGGACCTTCCATGAGCGGGCGCCCGCCATTCCGTTGATCGCGATGTCGGGCTACGCTTTCGCAAATCTGAATTCGCCCGAACCCGATTTCCTCCGGATGGCGCTGGAGCTCGGCGCCGAACGGTGTCTGCGCAAGCCGTTCACGCCGCACGCACTGCTCGCCGCCATCAACGATTGCCTGGCGGAGCATCGGCCCGACGCCGAGATTGCCTCGGTAACGCAGCTGGGTTAG
- a CDS encoding hybrid sensor histidine kinase/response regulator yields MDDLLREFLTETSESLDTVDNQLVKFEQEPNNAKILDNIFRLVHTIKGTCGFLGLPRLEALAHAGETLMGKFRDGMPVTGQAVTVILSSIDRIKEILAGLEATEAEPEGNDRDLIDKLEAMVEQGMAAMAADHAAPVADAPPLAPEAPAAAPTKEMTTGTLIEQTLERPLRPGEVSLDELERAFRETAIEAPVPAAPVAKAEAKAEPAPAAEAPAAKEAAKQKPAPKKSMADESAGEGDRIANQSIRVNVDTLEHLMTMVSELVLTRNQLLEISRRNEDTEFKVPLQRLSNVTAELQEGVMKTRMQPIGNAWQKLPRIVRDLSSELGKQIELEMHGADTELDRQVLDLIKDPLTHMVRNSADHGLETPAERLAAGKGEQGTIRLSAYHEGGHIIICIADNGRGLNTEKIKAKALSSGLVTEAELEKMSEAQIHKFIFAPGFSTAAAITSVSGRGVGMDVVRTNIDQIGGTIDIKSVAGEGSSVTIKIPLTLAIVSALIVEAAGDRFAIPQLSVVELVRARANSEHRIERIKDTAVLRLRNKLLPLIHLKKLLKIDDGAASDPENGFIVVTQVGSQTFGIVVDGVFHTEEIVVKPMSTKLRHIDMFSGNTILGDGAVIMIIDPNGIAKALGAAGSSAHDMADENAAHHIGSGEQTTSLLVFRAGSSQPKAVPLGLVTRLEELPADKIEFSNGRYMVQYREQLMPLVAMEGVTIASQGAQPILVFADDGRSMGLVVDEIIDIVEERLNIEVGGSGSGILGSAVIKGQATEVIDVGHFLPMAFADWFTRKEMKPSLHAQSVLLVDDSAFFRNMLAPVLKAAGYRVRTAPTAQEGLAALRAQSFDVVLTDIEMPDMNGFEFAELIRSDNNLGSMPIIGLSALVSPAAIERGRQAGFHDYVAKFDRPGLIAALKEQTAGAAGASELSRAAA; encoded by the coding sequence ATGGATGATCTGTTGCGGGAGTTTTTGACGGAGACCAGCGAGAGCCTGGACACCGTCGACAATCAGCTGGTGAAGTTCGAGCAGGAGCCGAACAACGCCAAGATCCTGGATAACATCTTCCGCCTGGTCCACACCATCAAGGGCACCTGCGGCTTCCTCGGCCTGCCGCGGCTGGAAGCGCTGGCGCATGCCGGCGAGACGCTGATGGGCAAATTCCGCGACGGCATGCCGGTGACCGGGCAGGCGGTGACGGTGATCCTGTCCTCGATCGACCGCATCAAGGAGATTTTGGCTGGCCTGGAGGCGACCGAAGCCGAGCCGGAAGGCAACGACCGCGACCTCATCGACAAGCTGGAGGCGATGGTCGAGCAGGGCATGGCGGCGATGGCAGCAGATCATGCCGCTCCCGTCGCCGACGCGCCGCCGCTGGCGCCGGAAGCCCCCGCCGCTGCGCCCACCAAGGAGATGACCACGGGCACGCTGATCGAACAGACGCTGGAGCGCCCGTTGCGTCCCGGCGAAGTCTCGCTCGACGAGCTCGAGCGCGCCTTCCGCGAGACCGCGATCGAAGCGCCGGTGCCTGCGGCGCCCGTTGCCAAGGCTGAAGCCAAGGCCGAGCCCGCGCCGGCGGCTGAAGCCCCGGCTGCGAAGGAAGCCGCCAAGCAAAAGCCCGCGCCGAAGAAGTCGATGGCCGACGAAAGTGCCGGCGAAGGCGACCGCATCGCCAACCAGTCGATCCGCGTCAACGTGGATACGCTGGAGCACCTGATGACCATGGTCTCCGAGCTGGTGCTGACCCGCAACCAGCTGTTGGAGATCTCCCGCCGCAACGAGGACACCGAGTTCAAGGTGCCGCTGCAGCGGCTGTCCAACGTCACCGCCGAGCTGCAGGAGGGCGTCATGAAGACGCGCATGCAGCCGATCGGCAACGCCTGGCAGAAGCTGCCCCGCATCGTCCGCGATCTCTCGAGCGAACTCGGCAAGCAGATCGAGCTGGAGATGCACGGCGCCGACACCGAGCTCGACCGCCAGGTGCTCGACCTGATCAAGGACCCGCTCACCCACATGGTGCGCAACTCCGCCGATCATGGCCTGGAGACCCCCGCCGAGCGCTTGGCGGCCGGCAAGGGCGAGCAGGGCACCATTCGGCTGTCCGCCTATCACGAGGGCGGCCACATCATCATCTGCATCGCCGACAACGGCCGCGGCCTCAACACCGAGAAGATCAAGGCCAAGGCGCTCTCCTCAGGGTTGGTCACCGAGGCTGAGCTGGAGAAGATGAGCGAGGCCCAGATCCACAAGTTCATCTTCGCGCCGGGCTTCTCGACCGCGGCCGCCATCACCTCGGTCTCGGGCCGCGGCGTCGGCATGGACGTGGTCCGCACCAATATCGACCAGATCGGCGGCACCATCGACATCAAGAGCGTGGCCGGCGAGGGAAGCTCGGTCACCATCAAGATCCCGCTGACCTTGGCGATCGTCTCGGCCCTGATCGTCGAAGCCGCCGGCGACCGCTTTGCGATCCCGCAGCTCTCGGTGGTCGAGCTGGTGCGCGCCCGCGCCAACAGCGAGCACCGCATCGAGCGCATCAAGGACACCGCGGTCTTGCGCCTGCGCAACAAGCTGCTGCCGCTGATCCATCTGAAGAAGCTCTTGAAGATCGACGATGGCGCCGCGTCCGATCCCGAGAACGGCTTTATCGTGGTGACCCAGGTCGGCAGTCAGACCTTTGGCATCGTCGTCGACGGCGTGTTTCACACCGAAGAGATCGTGGTCAAGCCGATGTCGACCAAGCTGCGTCACATCGACATGTTCTCCGGCAACACCATTTTGGGCGATGGCGCCGTCATCATGATCATCGATCCCAACGGCATTGCCAAGGCGCTCGGCGCCGCCGGCTCCTCGGCCCATGACATGGCCGACGAGAATGCGGCGCATCACATCGGCAGTGGCGAGCAGACCACCTCGCTGCTGGTGTTCCGCGCCGGCTCGTCCCAGCCCAAGGCGGTCCCGCTCGGGCTCGTCACCCGCCTGGAGGAGCTGCCGGCCGACAAGATCGAGTTCAGTAACGGCCGCTACATGGTGCAGTACCGCGAGCAGCTGATGCCGCTGGTCGCGATGGAGGGCGTCACCATCGCCAGCCAGGGCGCCCAGCCGATCCTGGTGTTCGCCGATGACGGCCGCTCCATGGGCCTCGTCGTCGACGAGATCATCGACATCGTCGAGGAGCGGCTCAACATCGAGGTCGGCGGCTCCGGTTCGGGCATTCTGGGCTCGGCCGTGATCAAGGGCCAGGCCACCGAGGTGATCGACGTCGGCCACTTCCTGCCGATGGCGTTCGCCGACTGGTTCACCCGCAAGGAGATGAAGCCGTCGCTGCACGCGCAGTCGGTGCTGCTGGTCGACGACAGCGCCTTCTTCCGCAACATGCTGGCGCCGGTGCTGAAAGCGGCGGGCTACCGCGTCCGCACCGCGCCGACCGCGCAGGAGGGCCTCGCCGCGCTGCGCGCGCAGAGCTTCGACGTGGTCCTGACCGACATCGAGATGCCCGACATGAACGGGTTCGAGTTCGCCGAACTGATCCGCTCCGACAACAATCTGGGGTCGATGCCGATCATCGGCCTCTCCGCGCTGGTGTCGCCGGCGGCGATCGAGCGCGGCCGTCAGGCCGGCTTCCACGACTATGTCGCCAAGTTCGACCGTCCCGGTCTGATCGCGGCGCTGAAGGAGCAGACCGCGGGCGCCGCCGGCGCCTCCGAGCTGAGCCGGGCAGCGGCGTAA
- a CDS encoding chemotaxis protein CheW, with amino-acid sequence MSRKTQSTEGAMVEYVTAMIGGQLFGLPISRVQDVFMPERVTRVPLSSREIAGVLNLRGRIVTVVDMRARLGLPKAEDGKVPMAVGVDLRGESYGLLIDQIGEVLRLPEDGKEENPVNLDPRMAKLAGGVHRLDGQLMVVLDVDRVLELETKVQMAA; translated from the coding sequence ATGAGCCGCAAGACCCAGTCCACCGAGGGCGCCATGGTCGAATACGTCACCGCGATGATCGGCGGCCAGCTGTTCGGCCTGCCGATCTCCCGCGTCCAGGACGTGTTCATGCCCGAGCGCGTCACCCGCGTGCCGCTGTCCTCGCGCGAGATCGCCGGCGTCCTGAACCTGCGTGGCCGCATCGTCACCGTGGTCGACATGCGCGCCCGGCTCGGCCTGCCCAAGGCCGAAGACGGCAAGGTGCCGATGGCGGTCGGCGTCGACCTGCGCGGTGAATCCTATGGCCTCCTGATCGATCAGATCGGCGAGGTGCTGCGCCTGCCCGAGGACGGCAAGGAGGAAAACCCCGTCAACCTCGATCCGCGCATGGCCAAGCTCGCCGGCGGCGTCCACCGCCTCGACGGCCAGCTCATGGTCGTCCTCGACGTCGATCGCGTCCTCGAGCTCGAAACCAAAGTGCAAATGGCTGCGTGA
- a CDS encoding response regulator, with translation MKTCLVVDDSSVVRKIARRILEGLEFEVTEAEDGSKALEICQRKLPDAVLLDWNMPVMDGFEFMGHMRRLPGGDQPKVVFCTTENNVAHIAQALSGGANEYIMKPFDKDIIADKFAEVGLIPVGQTMV, from the coding sequence ATGAAAACGTGTTTGGTGGTCGATGATTCCAGCGTCGTGCGCAAGATCGCGCGCCGGATTCTGGAAGGCCTGGAGTTCGAGGTCACCGAAGCCGAGGACGGCTCGAAGGCGCTCGAAATCTGCCAGCGCAAGCTTCCCGATGCGGTGCTGCTCGACTGGAACATGCCCGTGATGGATGGTTTCGAATTCATGGGCCACATGCGTCGCCTGCCCGGCGGCGACCAGCCCAAAGTGGTGTTCTGCACCACCGAGAACAACGTGGCTCATATCGCCCAGGCGCTCAGCGGCGGCGCCAACGAATACATCATGAAGCCCTTCGACAAGGACATTATCGCCGACAAATTCGCTGAAGTTGGGTTGATCCCGGTCGGACAAACCATGGTCTGA